The genomic stretch aattatatactggaaataaaatactaaaaatgttaataaatttgaCTCTGTTGACATTCAGACATAATGAATAATTTTCCTAGAAAGGAGCACATTTTGTatgtacaatctttttaaaaggagacTAACTATTTAGACATATATTATAGTTTTCCTTAAGTAATTTTCATAAAATCCTGGATAGAAGGGGATGTGTGTAAACTGAAGCTTGCCCTGCTTTTGTACAAGCAAAACTGGCATTATTGAGATGGCACATGGCACAAATAGCAGCTGTGAGTCATTGTGTTCCTCTCATTCTCTAACACTTCTGTTTCTCACCACAGTCTCTAAGTGGAGAACACGTCATACTCAGCTGAGGTCATCCTGCCCATCAAAAAGGGTAAGACAACATCAGGTCACGTTTAAAATGGGAACCTAGTTCAAgccctaatttttcttttcatgggtTAATATTTTCTGGATAATAGAGAATATTATgcaaaaaatattgctttttctGGTGAAGAAAAAGCAGTATACATCGCTTTTATGTGCTCTTGATCTCTCCCATTCTTCCTCCTCAGGGAACATCACCCAGCACCCTTTCTTCAAGGTGTGCTTCTTTTTTGTCATCTCATAGACATACAGAAATCCAAAGATTTTTTCAAAAGCATGTTAGGTACACATACACCATGTGTAAGGTGAATTTATAAtactttctttttagaaaacatcttatttatttatttttagagggaggttaagggagggaaagaaacatcaatgtgtggttgactctcgcaccccctaccagggacctggcccacaactcaagcCACATTTATttgatgccctgactgggaatcaaaccagcaaccctttggttcacaggccagcgctcaatccaccgagccacaccagccagggctataatactttcttttggtaaaatataaaagttgGTGGCTTAAGTGTCttagaatgtaagttccatgaagGTAGggggttttgtctgttttgtttactgacATGTACCAAGCTCCGAGAACAGCTCCTGGCACATAGGAGGTGTTCAAGAAATACTTGTTGAGGAAATCAAATGAAGTTCTTtcttaaataaagtttttaatatttttaatcctaAAAGATTGTGTAGATTTGTCTATCTCATTGCTATGTTATGAAAAGCATTTTGATTTGTTATACAAAGCACATATTATagaagtggataaattcctacaaaaatacaacctaccaagaccgaactatgaagaaacagaaaatgttaacCAATTAATTACTAGTAAGAAgattaaatcagtaatcaaaaacctctcagaaaacaaaagtccAAGACCACAATGGTCTCACTAGTGAATTCTCTTgaatatttgaagaattaataccaattcttctcaaactgtactaaaaatagaagaggagggaaTACTCCCAAACGTATTTCATGAGGCCATCATTATCCTGATACCCAAACCAGATAAggactctaaaaaaaaaaaaaagaaaattacccaTCATtatccctggtgaacatagatgcaaacTCTTCAACAATAATTAGTACACctaattcaacaatacattaaaagggtCACCCCATAATCAAGTGGggttattccaggaatgcaaggaagTTTCCACATCTGCAATGTAATACACTACAtagacaaaatgaagaataaaaatcatctgatcattttattaaatgcagaaagagcattcaacaaaattcaacatctagTTATGattaaaaaactctcaacaaagtgtgTATAGAGAGAATGTACCTCAACGTGATAAAGGCCTAtgtgacaaactcacaactaacatcatactcaacagtgaaaagctTGTTGCTTTTACTCCAAGGTCAGGAACAATACAAGAATGTCACTTTCACCACATTCATTTAACTAAGTACTGGGAGTCCTAGCCAGAgagttaggcaagaaaaagaaataaaatgaacccaaattggaaaggaagaagtaaaactgttactaTTTACAGATTACATGAGATTacatatagaaaactctaaagagtCCATCTCAAAAATGGTTAgcactaataaacaaattcagtaatttttttgtatcatacaaaattaatataaaaaatcagTTGCTTATCCATTTATGGTTACATCAAAAAGAACAACGTGCCtcgtaataaatttaaccaaggaagtaaaagacctatacactgaaaactgtaaggCTTTGATTAATTAAatagaagaagacacaaataaatgcaaagatatTCTGTGCTTATAGACTGGAAGCATTGATAttgctaaaatgtccatactgcccaaagtaaattatagatttaatgcaatcctatcaaaattccaaaggcaATTTTCGCATACATAGAAAAAACAATcgtaaaatttgtatggaatcacaTAAGTCCCTGAATAcccttgagaaagaagaccaaagctGGACACATCATGACCCCTGATTTCAACCCATATTATAAACATAAAGTAACTAAAACAATAAggcattggcataaaaacagacacatagatcaatggtccagaatagagagcccagggaGAAAAGAAACCATGTATATATGGTAAATTAAATTATAAGACAGAGCCAAGAATATCCAGTGAGGAAGGGGCAGCCTGTTCAATGAGTGGTATTGGGGAAACTGGACAGCCACACACCAAAGAGTGAGACTGGACCCCtatctcacaccacacacaaaaagcaacttcatgaaaaaaaaatggattaaacactttaatgtaagacctgaaaccataaaaaatcctagaagaaaacataggtggtaagcTCCTTGACAGTGGTCTTGATGatgatttttttggatttgacaccaaagacaaaacaaaaggcaggaaaaacaaatgtaaacaagTTGAACTAAAAGCTTCTTCGCAGCcaaggaagccatcaacaaaataaaaaggcaacctaccaaATGGGAGAATATCTTTGGCAAGTCATATGTCTGACAAGgggttaaaatgcaaatatagaaaaaaaacaaatacaactaaatagtaagaaaacaaacaacccaattaaaaagtgggcagaagatctgaatggacattttttcaaagaagagacacaaatggccaataggtacCTGAAAAGtcactcaacatcactaatcatcagcgAAATGCCAATCTAAACCACAGCGAAATATCGCCTCAAGTTaatagaatggctgttatcaaaaagacaagaaatagcaagtgttggtgaggagaTGGAAAAAAGAGGACACTAGGGACTATTGTTGGAAATGGTCGTTGGGGCAGCCACTACAGTAGATCGTattgaggttcctcaaaaaatggaACTTCCATGTGATCTAGccattccatttctgggtatttcttcagaggaaatgaaaacaggatattgAAAACACAGCTGCTCTCCCACATttgctgcagcattatttacaatcgccaagatgtggaaacaacctaagtgtccatcaatggacactttaCCCATTTTATCCATTGATAAAGATgttacacacacacgcacacacacatagaatattatttggccctaaaaagaaggaaatcctgccatttgtgacaacataaacAGCCCTTAGGGCATTATGGTAAATGTAATAgttcaaagaaagacaaatactatatgacctcacttacatgtggaatctaaaaaacaaaacaaaacaaaaaaccaaactcatagaTGTAGAGAgtggattagtggttgccagagagagagacaggggatGGAAGTGAGCAAAATGGGTAAAGATGgtcaaaatgtacaaacttccagttataaaataagttctggggatgtaaagtacagcctgGTGCTTATGGTTAGTCATACTGTAATGCCTATTTGAAAGTCGCCAggagagtaaattttaaaagttctcatcacacaaAATAGGAAATTGTAACTATTCATGGTGATGGATATTAACCAGCCTTAAAATGATGATGATCTtgcaatatatgcaaaatatacaaatatcaaattattatgttgtacatctgaaactaatataatgttataggTCAATtatatctgaattttttaaaagcacatatttTAAATGCTCTAGTGGGACTCATatagaaatctaaaataaatctaaatgtaaCATGAATAAGTTATATTGGCCTGTCCACACTGAAAAATCACTTTCAACATCTGTATAAATAGTTGGCATAAACGgaatttataaacagaaaatttgGGATTTTGTAGCTCTAATAAtccatatttatatttctcaGTTTACCTAACTTTGGTCAGTCTTGccatatatttattaattgatttcccccctttttttctattaatggattccttttcctccacagcttTAAGACAATTGATGTTTTCTCAGACTTATGTCCTATTATCACATTACATCCCTCTTTCTCCACACCAGATCCAGTCACCTTAATTATACTTGTTTCTCCAGTGTTCCCAGACGTGGATCACatcatttatatatcatttatatgtgcATCATTTATGTATCACTGATGCATCCTCCCCACTGCATGAAAGTCTTCCTCAGGGCTGtgaattttacttcttcctgccTCCTAGGGGACCATAGCCATAATCCAGTCCCCTCTCTCCAGAAACCTCTGCTCTGCTGTCTCCTCTCATCACCCTATCCTCTCTTGTACCCTAAAACCCAAACCCCTCTACTGACCCAGcattccccttctcctttttcctttcaaagggtAGCCTCTCTCATTGTCTTGGTTCTTCACCATTTCAGCTCAACTTACTGTATAAAAGTTTTTGTCCCCATACACTCAAGATGTTATTTTAAAGTTGCTTAAACCCCTTAATTGCCAAATTCAATTTTCATGAATCCTTATCTTGTTTGACCCCTCGGTAGAACTTAATGTCTTGGACCTTTCCTTACTTGTTGGAATTCTTTCATCCCATTTTCCACCACATCTCCACAAATGCACCCTCTACCACCCTCACCATTCCTTTTCTGTGAGATcctatttaattaattaattaactaattgcATGCCCTCTCAGTTTATAATCAAATATTGCTCTTCAGAGCTCTATCATTGGTCCTGTTTTCAAGCTACAAAATTTCTCTGGGAAAACCAATCAATTCCTATGGGTTTGGTCACCACCCCTTCTATGATGATGCCCACATGTAAACCCTTAGCCGTAAACTATCTGTGAACTCTAGATCTTATTTCTCTGCCTGTCCCCTGGGTATCTTCTCCACCTATGTGTTACTAAGCCTTCTAAAATCTATTAGATCACTTCTGGGTTCCTTTCTTTGCAGTGACTGCATTTTACATGCAAGATGGAAAGTTAACTGAATACTTGGTAGTCAGAAGGGCAGATTATGGTACTCTTATAATGCTGCTTATTtctgtctctcctctttctggaTCCGTGGTGGAATTGTATAATTGCTTCTTTGAAATTAGGTGCACCATATGACTTTATTTGGCCAGTGAAACACATTGGAGGTGATGTGTGTCACTTTTAGGCAGAAACCTTCAAAACTGGTACACACATAATTTTATTCCCTTCCTCCTGTTATGACAAGTGGCAACACTGCAGAGGAAAGAGGCTCCATCAGCTTGTATCCTTATGTGAAGGTGGTGGGAAGCAGATCTCCCACCAACCAAAAATGGACGTACAAcatgaatgagaaataaacttctattaaGTTAGTCAAGCCTATGAGATTTTGGAGTTGCCATAGAGCCCAGCCTGACCTGATTCAAGATCCAAAAACAAATTCATCAATTTTTCCCTGTACTTTATTAACagataaaacagcattaaagCATCTGGCCTGCCTTTCCTCCTGTATCccagttttgtttgtctttgaGCCATCACCATCTCTATGCACTTAACCAGGCTAGAAAACCTAGGAGCATGTCTGGCTTCCACTTTCATGTCCATCCGCATTTTATGATTTGTCTAGTTCTGTAGATTGTATCCCCTAAGTATCCCTCAAATACATTCTTTCGTGTATGCCCTTAATATACATCTTCTCATTATCTGTTGCCTCAGCTATTGAAGTGATTTTGTGAATGTTTTTTGTCTCTATTACCAGTCTTCCCTAAATCCATCTTCCATATGGCTTCCAGAgtaattttcaaatgtaaatgttGACCATTCCACTCTCCTGCTTCCAATTTTTTATCATCACTTACAGAATAAAGCTGAAATGCTTTGTTGTGGAATACTAGACTCTTAATAGCCTGTCCTTTCTACCTCTTCAGCCACAACTCTGCTTTAGCAATACCTAACCCTAGAAGCACTGTTCTTtctcccccatttccctccccccacccctcacataCACTGTACTATTTCTTGACTGATTCTTCTAGAAATTCCAACTTAGGTCTCTTCCCTCTAAGAAGGCTTTCATAGTTGTCCCAAATAGACATATCTATTTCTTCCCTCACGCCACTTCTTTGAGTAAAATGTGCTTTCCATTTTATCTGGAAAGTACAGTACTTAGTATATTACAGGTACCTCAAAAGATGTTTACAGACTGAAGTGATAGGCCATTTGATCAGATAGCTCAACATCTGTTAAAGGCatgtgtgtgcgtgagtgtgtaTGTGGCACCATTGAAGATATCTCCAAtccacccccttctccctcttaCTCCCAGGCAATGCTCCCCTAGTTTAAAATTTGTTGAGGACTTACTATAAGTTAGGCACTGTAGCAAGCATTCTataagtgttattttattttgcctaACAATAATTCTAGGACAGTGTGCCATGGCACACGGTTGGCTGCAAGAGGCACATTGATataccagaatttttaaaacctgcagtACCTGCAGTCAGAGAtactgacctctttccctttggactgtcaaattaaaaaatgacaacagccaacacatcAATAGCTgtcctgtgtgaatgaatcaaagttatacctatttttgtcagatcagcaaaaaatatattttttggtgtgctgcagagtttTAGTAACTACtgatatgtgccatgagatgaaaagggttgaaaatcactgttctaggGCACTGAGCCACACATTAAGTGCCCATTGTTACTGATTGCATTATATGAAGCAAACCTGTCTCACCTTCCTGATGGGCTGTTCTTATAGACCCTTAGGTATtaattcaatgaaatattttcctatgCGGTAACTGAATGAGTAGCAGAAACACTATAGCTtacattcaagtttttttttttaatctacaacTTTTCAGAGGAATTCAGcactattatttaaaacattttgaaaaaatatggcATTTATACATCATCTTTCTTTTGAAGCATAACACTTTTTTATCATGTTTAATGGACCTCTGTAATAAGTGAggggtagttttctttttttaatgataacaAGTTTATTTCAGCAGGAAGTTTTAGTAATTCAAAATTTTCAGAACtcaatacaaatataaaatacacttttaaatttataaaacctCAAAATATATAGAGCACAATTACTATAACTATATGAGAAGTGGACACGTGCAATATTCAAATGGACGATGTGAATACGTAGTGAGGATTAATTTAAACAAGAGAAACTGGGCAGAGAAGCTGATTAACATGTCCCATAGCATAACTTTCCAAGGTTTCATTATCATTCTACACATACTACACCCCCCCAAAGACAATTTTCTAATTATCATTGAGTGACAAAATGCCAGCTAGTGACAGAATTGTATAGATGAAACTCAAGACTTATCTTCAGGGGACTAATAAGATGCTGAGGGAAATCACCTTATATTATGAAAAGATAATAAATCACATGACGCTAGTCCCTCTGGGCTGGAACATTCAAGGTTTTACAGTTGATCTCTTCGGAATTATTTTATTACCTTCAAATAATAACAGGCAAATATATGAACCTAGCCTgttaatgcatttaaaagaataacCTATGTTTCTTTCATAAGaatccattcattcacccatctTGTACTGTGCCAGAAAGAGGAATTAAGGCCACTCCTTTTAATTTATTCAGCATCCCATCTTTTAGAATATGGGGAGCAGAACCAGTTTCATTTCCCATAGGCCAAAAAGCTGTGAGACTTGGGGGGAGTCAAGCAATTACCAGCTACTTGGTCTTTTTGCAGAAATACACAAAACGTGTAGAATCGCTTAATTTTGTCCCCTCCTAACCTCTTCACTTGGAAATTGGTTGCTCGGGCGAATGTTGTTTTTCCCCTCCGCAGCCAAGTGTGAAGATCGATTAACACTTGCTCGACAAACCCCTTCCAGGGCCATTTGGGAGCTGCACGCGTTCACACCGGGTTCCGTCCACTGCGCCTTCACGCGCAGCCTTTTTGTTTATGCGGctagcagggcagagaggggcggAGAGCTAGCGAACCTCTCTAAGTGCGGCAGGCTGCTGAGGCTATATAAACTCAGGTCTCGGGCCTGGTTTGTGAAACGGGTAGGTTTGCGGGCGAGCTGTCAGCAGCCGTCTGCGGAGTCCTGGGCGCCATGGAGACTGCAGAGCGTCTGGATCACGGAGCCGGCGAGTGCGCGCGCTGCGGCCACCAGCTGCCCGGGGGCCCCGACTGCCCAACGCGGCTCGCAGGCGCAGACTCCCGGTACAGCGTCCCAGCACCGCCCTGCACCTCCCTTACCCCATCCCTCCCGCCCGCgtttccccagctcctcctctcagTTCTgcaccctccacccccgccccaaaCTCCCTCGGGCCCACACTCTGCTGCAATCGGTTCTGCCGAGTCTGGGCTCACGTCTCTTCTGGACACTTTTGCTTCCCACCCCGCAGATCCGCAGGCTTCTGGAGACCTTGGGTTGATACCCGAGGCGAGCATGAGGAGGCCCCTCACCAAGCAGAAAAGGGGGTGAGTGAGCGGCGCGCGGCTGGCCGCGCCTCCGAGAGATGCAGGTGGTTCACCCGGACTGGGAACACCCGGCCCGAGGGAGACTCGCGCCCGGTCTGCCCCTTTCTTAAGATCACGCCTGCCGTCGTCCTGTCGGTGCTGAAGAGGCGAGTGCGCTCTCCAGAACAATTGCGACACAAGGATCGGATCCAGAGCGAGGCTGCGGAGAACATTAGGGTCACATTCCCTGCGGGCGCGAGGAACGCTGGGTCTTGCGCGTTTCCAGTTTCTAGGAAAAGGTGCGTGTTAACTGTAATTCATCTCCTTACATCCCCAGATGCCCAATGGCCCCGGAATGGCCGAAGCCTCCGGAAAGCCTTCCCGATACAGGCACCCAGTCAGGTGAGTGACAGGCCAAACCAAACGTCTCTTGCTTCTTCAGTCCCTGGGAAGAGCTGGGGACTTAGCACAGCCCAGTTCAGCAGCAGGTCCTGCAGTTTTTGCATTGGAAAATCTATCTTCAAGGTTACTTTATCTTCCCAGTCCCAGAGGTCCTTTATTCATCGAATTGATAAATGTAGGAGCTCAAGCTCCTACCTAGAAAAATGGTTAATTAGTGTATACTCAGCAAAAGCTTAaggaatacaataaaaagaaggaaagtggaTGATACAGTAAAAGTTGAACGTTGACATCTTGTGCctgcaaaacaatttttttttaatgctagaaAGTCTGGATGAAATTGACTTCACACATTACTCTTTTGCAAACCAGAAGGAAGATTGGTGTTCACAGTTGCAATTTTAGAGCAAATTGAGCTTGCCTTGtaagagaaaatggaaaggtGATGAAAATTCTAAAGTTACTAAGGgttataaaaatgaacacaagtTGTTTGGCCTATCAACGAGGAGCTAGTTTCCAGTTCTAGTCAAGGAAGTTGGCCTCTCTGTAGGAT from Phyllostomus discolor isolate MPI-MPIP mPhyDis1 chromosome 4, mPhyDis1.pri.v3, whole genome shotgun sequence encodes the following:
- the RIPPLY2 gene encoding protein ripply2 isoform X1, encoding METAERLDHGAGECARCGHQLPGGPDCPTRLAGADSRSAGFWRPWVDTRGEHEEAPHQAEKGVSERRAAGRASERCRWFTRTGNTRPEGDSRPVCPFLKITPAVVLSVLKRRVRSPEQLRHKDRIQSEAAENIRVTFPAGARNAGSCAFPVSRKRLFWPKSKCYDYLYQEAEALLKNFPIQATISFYEDSDSEDEIEELICENESD
- the RIPPLY2 gene encoding protein ripply2 isoform X2, translating into MLFFPSAAKCEDRLTLARQTPSRAIWELHAFTPGSVHCAFTRSLFVYAASRAERGGELANLSKCGRLLRLYKLRSRAWFVKRMPNGPGMAEASGKPSRYRHPVRLFWPKSKCYDYLYQEAEALLKNFPIQATISFYEDSDSEDEIEELICENESD
- the RIPPLY2 gene encoding protein ripply2 isoform X3, with protein sequence METAERLDHGAGECARCGHQLPGGPDCPTRLAGADSRSAGFWRPWVDTRGEHEEAPHQAEKGMPNGPGMAEASGKPSRYRHPVRLFWPKSKCYDYLYQEAEALLKNFPIQATISFYEDSDSEDEIEELICENESD